A window from Fibrobacterota bacterium encodes these proteins:
- a CDS encoding CPBP family intramembrane metalloprotease, giving the protein MNAGDEGAAEAPIAEDVPIARPVLRVKRAVAIIAAFFLVQIFTGSCVAIGEVVYLVVFQGTSDRTLLANAIRRIMLPTAIVSEIASALVVLWMTRRFLTKPGNGGGMAAIGWRPARVSETSLAVLAGCLISLTYLFVLVRIHPPTAGQHWGPMVTAALAGGWSLHYWVILILACAPPIEEFLFRGILLEGLTNSFGIKVAAVIVTSAFVLLHASETLSYWPAWLGIALSAAMDLFFRLKTRSLIPAIGVHFGHNLVLVISAYTGIR; this is encoded by the coding sequence ATGAACGCAGGCGACGAGGGGGCGGCGGAAGCCCCGATAGCAGAAGATGTTCCCATAGCGCGCCCGGTCCTGCGCGTGAAGAGGGCCGTTGCCATCATTGCAGCTTTCTTTTTAGTTCAGATTTTCACGGGCAGTTGCGTTGCTATCGGCGAAGTCGTCTACCTAGTAGTATTTCAAGGGACTTCAGATAGAACCCTCCTGGCAAACGCAATCAGACGGATAATGCTACCCACCGCCATTGTCAGCGAAATAGCATCCGCACTAGTGGTCTTATGGATGACAAGGAGATTTCTCACGAAGCCTGGTAATGGCGGGGGCATGGCGGCAATTGGTTGGAGACCGGCAAGGGTTTCCGAGACGAGCCTCGCCGTTTTGGCGGGTTGCCTTATCTCGCTAACCTACCTGTTCGTGCTGGTGCGAATCCACCCGCCCACCGCGGGACAGCATTGGGGACCCATGGTGACGGCGGCTCTCGCAGGCGGATGGTCGCTCCATTATTGGGTCATTCTCATTTTGGCATGTGCACCGCCGATCGAAGAGTTCCTATTCCGAGGCATTCTGCTCGAAGGGCTCACGAACTCGTTTGGCATAAAAGTCGCAGCGGTCATCGTAACTTCCGCATTCGTTCTTCTCCACGCTTCGGAAACATTGAGTTACTGGCCGGCATGGCTGGGCATAGCTCTTTCGGCGGCTATGGACCTCTTCTTCAGGCTCAAAACCCGTTCGCTGATTCCCGCCATCGGCGTCCATTTCGGACATAATCTCGTACTAGTGATTTCCGCATATACCGGAATTAGATGA
- the secD gene encoding protein translocase subunit SecD yields the protein MKRETGLRTVILLIILGLCVISLIPTVRVFMHKNEVNLALEKRTREIFKREHPEVAAKAINLGLDLAGGTHIIVEVHKEKLDKEAQKDVMDRSLEILRNRVDQYGLSEPIITRSGDNRIVADLAGMGAEDARRLIGATALLEFKLIPEVTEFKPVLDKIDAYLNRRSGHLPISKGASPANDTARAVQDIFGRVVTGDSAKTGTTGSAKADSAGAKKDSALAKASPADSAKKDSAAAADTSETAAEFYKNRPFGALLIAMGRDLAVKAENVEKAKAILEDSGVQALIPQKYQFLWGREIETHDNVKTRRLYLLKRRPEMTGATIADARPNRLGSGSMNAGEVEVSLTFKGLGPKEFKRVTSANVGRQLAIVLDSVVYSAPVIQGAIPNGRASITGIGDINEAKQLAVTLRAGSLPAPMSIVELRSVGPTLGEDNIHKGLMAAIVALALVAGFMAFYYKGAGLIADLALLLNMIILFAVLGAFHATLTLPGIAGIVLTIGMAVDSNVLIFERIREELRHGRSVRAAIDAGYKKAFSAIFDSNVTTLGTAAILYYIGVGPIKGFGLTLMVGLGASMYTAIVVTRLVFDYILKNRDVKELSIGKGVDWFHEVDIKVIPWAKYYVGLSVIVLALALGAIAVRGLHFGIDFTGGHVYRVQFQEQPNVEEVRKEIQSAGLENPRVQTLGAQNENRLMIFLPNLGEDAATKGIIAKAVKGATIEGEDTVGPSVGKDLRQSALLSILSALVLIVLYIWFRFGRNGLGFGVGGVLGLIHDSLITLGLFALFGMEISLDFVAAILTIIGYSLNDSIIIFDRIRELTGVASSKESFATRVNNANNQCLSRSIITHLTVLFTVVILAVMGASSVRDFSIAMVIGVFVGTYSTIAVACPFVVWWDRRRLRPAPAKK from the coding sequence ATGAAACGGGAAACCGGGTTACGAACGGTCATTCTACTCATCATACTGGGGCTGTGCGTTATCAGCCTCATCCCCACGGTACGCGTGTTCATGCACAAGAACGAGGTCAACCTGGCCTTGGAGAAGCGTACGCGCGAGATCTTCAAGCGCGAGCACCCGGAAGTGGCCGCCAAGGCCATCAATCTGGGCTTGGACCTTGCCGGCGGAACCCACATCATCGTGGAAGTCCATAAGGAAAAGCTGGATAAGGAAGCCCAGAAGGACGTGATGGATCGGTCGCTGGAGATCCTCCGCAACCGCGTCGATCAATACGGCTTGTCCGAACCGATCATCACCCGCTCCGGCGACAACCGCATCGTGGCGGACCTGGCCGGCATGGGAGCCGAAGACGCCCGCCGCCTGATCGGCGCCACCGCCCTGCTCGAGTTCAAGCTCATCCCCGAGGTCACCGAATTCAAGCCGGTCCTGGATAAGATCGACGCCTACCTGAACCGCCGCTCCGGCCATCTGCCCATCAGCAAGGGCGCCTCCCCGGCCAACGATACCGCCCGCGCCGTACAGGACATCTTCGGGCGCGTGGTCACCGGCGATTCCGCCAAAACCGGTACTACCGGGTCGGCCAAAGCCGATTCGGCCGGAGCCAAGAAGGATTCCGCCCTGGCCAAGGCCTCCCCGGCGGACAGCGCCAAGAAGGATAGCGCCGCCGCCGCGGACACCTCCGAGACCGCCGCCGAGTTCTACAAGAACCGGCCCTTCGGCGCCTTGCTCATCGCCATGGGCCGCGACCTGGCCGTGAAGGCGGAGAACGTGGAAAAGGCCAAGGCCATCCTCGAGGATTCCGGCGTGCAGGCCCTGATCCCCCAGAAGTACCAGTTCCTTTGGGGCCGCGAGATCGAAACCCATGACAACGTGAAGACCCGCCGCCTGTACCTCCTGAAGCGCCGTCCCGAAATGACCGGCGCCACCATCGCGGACGCGCGGCCCAACCGCCTCGGCAGCGGTAGCATGAACGCGGGCGAAGTGGAAGTGAGCCTCACCTTCAAGGGCCTGGGCCCGAAGGAGTTCAAGCGCGTCACCAGCGCCAACGTGGGACGCCAGCTCGCCATCGTGCTGGATTCGGTGGTCTACTCGGCCCCGGTCATCCAGGGCGCCATCCCCAACGGGCGCGCCTCCATCACCGGCATCGGCGACATTAACGAAGCCAAGCAATTGGCGGTGACCCTGCGGGCCGGCTCGCTCCCCGCCCCGATGTCCATCGTCGAATTGCGGTCGGTAGGCCCCACCCTGGGCGAAGACAATATCCATAAGGGCTTGATGGCCGCGATAGTGGCCCTGGCCCTGGTGGCCGGCTTCATGGCCTTCTATTACAAGGGCGCCGGCCTCATCGCCGATCTGGCCCTGTTGCTCAACATGATCATCCTGTTCGCGGTGCTGGGCGCCTTCCATGCCACCTTGACCTTGCCGGGCATCGCCGGCATCGTGCTCACCATCGGTATGGCGGTGGACTCCAACGTGCTGATCTTCGAGCGCATCCGCGAAGAATTGCGGCATGGCCGAAGCGTGCGCGCCGCCATCGACGCCGGCTACAAGAAAGCCTTCAGCGCCATTTTCGATTCCAACGTCACCACCTTGGGAACGGCCGCCATTCTGTACTACATCGGCGTGGGCCCCATCAAGGGATTCGGCCTCACCCTGATGGTCGGCTTGGGCGCCTCGATGTACACCGCCATCGTGGTCACCCGCCTGGTCTTCGACTACATCCTCAAGAACCGGGACGTGAAAGAGCTTTCCATCGGCAAGGGCGTGGATTGGTTCCATGAAGTGGACATCAAGGTCATCCCTTGGGCGAAGTACTACGTGGGCCTGTCCGTAATCGTGTTGGCGCTGGCCTTGGGCGCCATCGCCGTGCGCGGCTTGCATTTCGGCATCGACTTCACGGGCGGCCACGTCTATCGCGTGCAGTTCCAGGAACAACCCAACGTGGAAGAGGTGCGTAAGGAAATCCAATCCGCCGGCCTGGAAAACCCCCGCGTACAGACCCTGGGCGCGCAGAACGAGAACCGCTTGATGATCTTCCTCCCCAACCTCGGGGAAGACGCGGCTACCAAGGGCATCATCGCCAAGGCGGTCAAGGGCGCGACCATCGAGGGCGAAGATACCGTAGGGCCGTCGGTGGGCAAGGATCTGCGCCAGTCGGCCCTTCTTTCCATCCTTTCGGCCCTGGTTTTGATCGTGCTTTACATCTGGTTCCGGTTCGGTCGCAACGGCCTCGGCTTCGGCGTGGGCGGCGTCTTGGGCCTCATCCACGATAGCTTGATCACCTTGGGGCTTTTCGCCTTGTTCGGCATGGAGATCAGCCTCGACTTCGTGGCCGCCATCCTGACCATCATCGGGTATTCGTTGAACGATTCCATCATCATCTTCGATCGCATCCGCGAATTGACCGGGGTCGCGAGTTCGAAGGAATCGTTCGCGACGCGCGTGAACAACGCCAACAACCAATGCCTCAGCCGCTCCATCATCACCCACTTGACCGTGCTCTTCACGGTGGTGATCCTGGCCGTGATGGGCGCGTCGTCGGTGCGCGATTTCTCCATCGCCATGGTGATCGGCGTATTCGTGGGCACCTACTCCACCATCGCGGTGGCCTGCCCCTTCGTGGTCTGGTGGGATCGCCGGCGCTTGCGCCCGGCCCCCGCCAAGAAATAA
- a CDS encoding tyrosine-type recombinase/integrase yields the protein MLPTEKVRELLTSLDSPKHRLTLALAYGFGLRVSELTHLKITDIDLLRNTISIIAGKGGKDRILMLPPSLVAPLKEYFKTYGPRIYLFEGQEPGEPLCRRTFQVVFRKALDRCGIPHKGGIHSLRHAFATHLLEAGTDLKAIQSLLGHASYKTTERYARVASHRLRTIQSPVVRLWNQVEANRAEIAHKEGNGTDVRYSRKWK from the coding sequence ATCCTGCCTACGGAGAAGGTTCGAGAACTCCTCACGTCATTAGATTCGCCAAAACATAGGTTGACACTAGCCTTGGCCTACGGGTTCGGATTGCGGGTTAGTGAATTGACCCATTTGAAAATTACCGATATCGATTTGCTACGCAACACGATATCAATCATAGCGGGAAAGGGTGGAAAGGATCGCATTTTAATGCTTCCCCCCTCCCTGGTAGCGCCGCTAAAGGAATACTTTAAAACGTATGGGCCTAGGATCTACCTCTTCGAAGGCCAGGAACCGGGCGAGCCGCTTTGCCGCAGGACCTTCCAAGTCGTATTCAGAAAAGCGTTGGATCGATGCGGTATTCCCCATAAGGGCGGTATTCATAGTTTACGTCATGCTTTCGCGACCCATCTGCTTGAGGCAGGCACCGATCTGAAGGCGATACAGAGCTTGCTAGGCCATGCGAGCTATAAAACAACCGAACGATATGCGCGCGTGGCTTCCCATCGGCTGCGGACCATCCAAAGCCCTGTGGTTCGGCTATGGAATCAAGTTGAGGCGAATCGCGCAGAGATTGCGCACAAGGAGGGAAATGGGACGGATGTGCGATATAGCAGGAAATGGAAATAG
- a CDS encoding FkbM family methyltransferase, with amino-acid sequence MREGAKRILFGLAGPGLYARLHAWRFRHRLRQALASPRYAESFFGPDLLAFAAALAPGQTVLDIGAFLGGSTALFCRAVGPAGRVIAFEPVHHQALSALVKRLRWPARIEALALSESTGPAELVIPVRHGVPLYSQAGFADSYAAAAAPGSGYSFQRQPTRRSRLDDWMEQAGLRPQDIGAIKIDVEGSEMGVFRGGERFFRAFKGPLLCEFWFDTLPPPGWAWLRERGYHCRYLGKDGAWRPADTAAEMTEAARGETYGNFLLQRE; translated from the coding sequence ATGCGCGAAGGCGCCAAGCGGATTTTATTCGGATTGGCCGGACCCGGCCTGTACGCCCGGCTGCACGCCTGGCGCTTCCGCCATCGCTTGCGCCAAGCCCTGGCTTCGCCCCGCTACGCGGAAAGCTTCTTCGGCCCCGACCTGCTCGCCTTCGCCGCCGCCCTCGCGCCCGGCCAAACCGTGCTCGACATCGGCGCCTTCCTGGGCGGATCGACCGCGCTCTTCTGCCGCGCGGTCGGGCCCGCCGGCCGCGTCATCGCCTTCGAGCCCGTCCATCACCAAGCCTTGTCCGCCCTGGTGAAGAGGCTTCGATGGCCGGCCCGCATCGAAGCCCTCGCCCTCTCCGAGTCCACCGGCCCCGCCGAACTCGTCATCCCCGTCCGCCATGGCGTACCGCTCTATTCCCAGGCCGGCTTCGCCGACTCCTACGCGGCCGCCGCCGCGCCCGGCTCCGGCTATTCCTTCCAACGTCAGCCCACCCGCCGCTCCCGCCTGGACGATTGGATGGAGCAGGCAGGCCTTAGGCCGCAGGACATCGGGGCCATCAAGATCGACGTGGAAGGTTCCGAGATGGGCGTGTTCCGGGGCGGCGAAAGATTCTTCCGCGCATTCAAAGGGCCGCTGCTGTGCGAGTTCTGGTTCGACACCCTGCCGCCGCCGGGATGGGCCTGGCTGCGGGAGCGGGGGTATCATTGCCGTTACCTGGGGAAGGACGGCGCCTGGCGCCCGGCGGATACGGCCGCGGAGATGACCGAAGCCGCGCGCGGGGAAACCTACGGGAATTTCCTGCTGCAGCGGGAATGA
- a CDS encoding GNAT family N-acetyltransferase, whose amino-acid sequence MLNTIKAFTQVTDLFATAGQPSAEAIPALRSAGFERVINLGLLGQPYSLPDERGLVESSGMVYRHIPVPFEAPEPAHFAAFLAEMDAAPGAKVFLHCAANYRASSFAALYGFHRLGWDRARAETFLAEVWIPNPLSDPEISKYEQWGVFDLEDVRHDLEVQAAVVPGTPKVWNEFAVTLKEGGACIGNISFKRSEPEQAQAEIGFHFASAYHGKGYGKEAVAGLIDWLWGLKLHRIWAVADTRNLSSWKMMEKLGMRREGSFRENCFVKGAWADEYLYALLEPEWRALRAGM is encoded by the coding sequence ATGCTCAATACCATCAAAGCCTTCACTCAAGTAACCGACCTCTTCGCCACCGCCGGACAGCCTTCTGCCGAAGCCATCCCTGCCCTTCGCTCCGCCGGCTTCGAACGCGTCATCAACCTGGGGCTTCTCGGCCAACCTTATAGCCTCCCCGACGAGCGCGGTCTCGTCGAATCTTCCGGCATGGTCTATCGCCATATCCCCGTTCCCTTCGAAGCTCCCGAGCCCGCCCACTTCGCCGCCTTCCTGGCCGAAATGGATGCCGCGCCCGGGGCCAAGGTTTTTCTTCACTGCGCCGCCAATTACCGCGCATCTTCCTTCGCGGCCCTCTATGGTTTCCACCGGCTCGGTTGGGATCGGGCCCGGGCAGAAACGTTTCTCGCCGAGGTTTGGATTCCGAATCCCCTGTCCGACCCGGAAATTTCCAAGTACGAACAATGGGGCGTGTTCGACCTCGAAGACGTGCGCCATGATCTGGAAGTCCAGGCCGCGGTCGTGCCCGGCACGCCGAAGGTGTGGAACGAATTCGCGGTGACCCTCAAGGAGGGTGGCGCCTGCATCGGCAATATCAGCTTCAAGCGCAGCGAACCGGAACAGGCCCAGGCCGAAATCGGTTTCCACTTCGCGAGCGCGTACCACGGGAAGGGTTATGGCAAGGAAGCGGTGGCGGGCCTTATCGATTGGCTTTGGGGCCTTAAGCTGCACCGCATCTGGGCCGTGGCCGATACGCGCAACCTGAGCTCGTGGAAGATGATGGAAAAGTTAGGAATGCGCCGGGAAGGTTCGTTCCGGGAGAATTGCTTCGTGAAAGGCGCCTGGGCTGACGAATATCTTTACGCCTTGCTGGAACCCGAGTGGCGCGCCCTTCGCGCCGGCATGTGA
- a CDS encoding tetratricopeptide repeat protein has protein sequence MEDLLKDKVCLLRDQIRSSGDGAALYRELSDLLFRAGKISAAMNILEKSLTGHDDGHGRGAPKDPAQRNGEGKWLFDRGLEYADAYLYEDAVECFQQALLSGHETFEAHYCLAGVLKSLARRDEALEHCRRASELNPRFAPAYILLGALVKDPQRLDESIHACKKAVLLDPDCVAAYYDLACYYSLQGKREQALAAMEMALCKGFSDFAWALKDPDLETLRGYPEFSLLIKSYRTT, from the coding sequence ATGGAAGATTTGCTGAAGGACAAGGTTTGCCTGCTGCGGGATCAGATCCGGTCTTCCGGCGATGGCGCGGCCCTCTACCGCGAACTCTCCGATCTCCTTTTCCGCGCCGGCAAAATCTCCGCTGCCATGAACATCCTGGAAAAGTCCCTCACCGGCCATGACGACGGTCATGGGCGCGGGGCCCCTAAGGACCCGGCCCAACGCAATGGCGAAGGCAAATGGCTGTTCGATCGCGGCCTGGAGTATGCCGACGCCTACCTCTACGAGGACGCCGTCGAATGCTTCCAACAGGCCCTGCTCTCGGGCCATGAAACCTTCGAGGCCCACTATTGCCTGGCCGGCGTGCTCAAGAGCCTGGCGCGCCGGGACGAGGCCTTGGAACACTGCCGCCGCGCCAGCGAACTAAATCCCCGATTCGCCCCGGCCTATATCCTGCTGGGCGCCCTGGTCAAGGATCCCCAACGCCTCGATGAAAGCATCCACGCCTGCAAGAAGGCGGTCCTGCTCGATCCCGATTGCGTGGCGGCCTATTACGATTTGGCCTGCTATTATTCCCTGCAAGGGAAGCGCGAGCAAGCCCTGGCCGCCATGGAAATGGCGCTCTGCAAAGGGTTCTCCGATTTCGCGTGGGCGCTCAAGGATCCGGATTTGGAAACGCTTCGAGGCTATCCCGAGTTCTCGCTCTTGATCAAGAGCTACCGGACGACTTGA
- a CDS encoding DUF2341 domain-containing protein, with protein MRLRGMAGRLFLLLLLLGGAGSSRAAEDFSTWAHSAKLHINTTSSGADVRKTLTDVPLLVRITDSRILSQAASDGSDLRFAAGTGSALGFQIERWSPSLGKAEVWVRMPQIDSSSDKQFINVYWGKPGATWLSDGSKVFTRSEGYYAVYHLGEGGTQTRANSVGNWNHATPKNYEGDERVEGIIGMADSLDGAALGGDYLDLGSGFDSLNSFTFNLWAYDVNGKIAAQFLDLGRTATTGPGPGPLPGPGPVTEELQFGQPAQGDSLSGVFNQGNFFPASIGAAKAVTTGKWAFYGITIANTTVSVYKDGAKIASGSLPQAMRIQIRTLNSIGQGRQGTGGIGPGSATGSSFAGMIDEAQLSYASHSADWMKFTYEGQRPDPKLYSWEFPPEIKLAITTQPEGLTVAEGHAFTLTVAAEASGAIKYRWMKDGTPISGAFSAEFQNDLADLADAGLYTCRVTDGTDTLFSKAAAVIVPEDLSSWAHSRKIILNANAALSLSGDVANVPVLIRLGHANFDFNQAAPGGRDLRFAAGGAPLAFGIERWASDTAEVWVRLDKVSAAGGDAFTMYWGRSAARQASSPAAVFSINDNWRAYYAFSDSASVSGSSQAGDATLNGFNAGGTAVAGVDAVIGRGFSFLAAGNSHVLAPAATIEGLRAFTVLAWAREKSAKAAGSVPIQDPHLFGTGIVGSGQEEFGIASKNGTLEGWVAGSPTTSYASQTGATQLNDGSWHLVAVSSAGSDFAVYADGNPSFTLSAPDLPVLGNGLGIGGVLAFDGSWSAGFTGDIDAVQILGEAKSADWIKLAYAIQRPGAAVLNFQASSDQAPPAPLIDPPGGSFDAAVAVSLSCSADSVRLFYTLDGTDPDTTVHGSTRLYLSGFQLAKDAEVRARAYRKGLSGPVGSASFRIFALTASGDTLAPGGSRAIDGLRRVSYPFQDASARVLLLPGAPWNPKPAGFDRVGTLFQVRPLDTAAAFPGLSVSGDSLDELSLFRRDANSAILWMPRKDGGLWIPGAGTYFCGRDTLPPHIRVTGTTPYGNDSLTVHILVEDNVAAVQAKLRFGRAPIDSMGWWTAPSGQSLDFTVPVPSDPALPLEVNLSVTDQSRTRDLPAQGFLTLPRPLPSMSDPLALKAGVNWKMAGMPLAPGLSLSLKELAARSGTGPLYAAVWQGRTPPDSGYKILSGEDTLPGGKGFWIASDGDAPSLNFPPARAVASDSDGLFPIRLDTGWNLVTCPSLRPLAWPISIHDGEVYLRSHLKPLFAYDDTGYTRPDTLRPWQAYYVHSDKDTVVHVGALAPHAVARLSAPSAPGAFLRLDLTAGDGIRLALGASWAWKTKASRPSSRPKARPG; from the coding sequence ATGCGGTTGCGCGGGATGGCGGGGCGCCTTTTCCTTTTACTCCTCTTACTGGGAGGCGCCGGATCTTCGCGCGCCGCGGAGGACTTCTCCACCTGGGCGCATTCGGCCAAGCTGCACATCAACACCACTTCCTCTGGTGCCGACGTGCGGAAGACCCTGACCGACGTTCCCTTGCTGGTGCGCATCACCGACAGCCGCATCTTATCCCAAGCCGCCAGTGACGGTTCGGATCTCCGCTTCGCCGCGGGGACCGGGTCCGCCCTCGGTTTCCAGATCGAACGCTGGTCTCCTTCTCTGGGGAAGGCGGAGGTTTGGGTGCGCATGCCGCAGATCGATTCCAGCAGCGACAAGCAGTTCATCAACGTGTACTGGGGCAAGCCGGGAGCGACATGGCTCTCCGACGGAAGCAAGGTGTTCACGCGGAGCGAGGGGTACTACGCCGTTTACCACCTAGGCGAAGGCGGGACCCAGACGCGGGCCAACTCGGTGGGCAACTGGAACCACGCGACCCCGAAGAATTACGAAGGCGACGAGCGCGTGGAAGGCATCATCGGAATGGCCGACAGCTTGGATGGGGCCGCTTTAGGCGGGGATTACCTCGATCTCGGAAGCGGATTCGATTCCCTGAATTCATTCACTTTCAATCTATGGGCCTATGACGTGAACGGGAAGATCGCGGCACAGTTCCTGGATCTGGGCCGGACCGCGACCACGGGCCCGGGGCCAGGGCCATTGCCCGGGCCCGGGCCGGTGACGGAAGAACTCCAATTCGGTCAGCCTGCGCAGGGAGATTCCTTGTCCGGAGTTTTTAACCAAGGGAACTTCTTCCCGGCATCGATCGGGGCGGCCAAGGCCGTGACGACTGGGAAGTGGGCCTTCTACGGCATTACCATCGCCAACACCACCGTCAGCGTTTATAAGGATGGAGCCAAGATCGCGAGCGGGTCCTTACCGCAAGCGATGCGGATCCAAATCCGTACCCTCAACTCCATAGGCCAAGGCCGGCAGGGGACGGGAGGAATCGGCCCCGGCTCCGCCACCGGAAGCAGTTTCGCCGGCATGATCGATGAAGCGCAACTCTCCTACGCCAGCCACAGCGCCGATTGGATGAAGTTCACTTACGAGGGCCAGCGTCCCGACCCGAAGCTGTACAGCTGGGAGTTCCCGCCGGAAATCAAATTGGCCATCACCACCCAGCCCGAGGGCCTGACCGTAGCGGAGGGGCATGCCTTCACGCTAACCGTCGCGGCGGAAGCTTCGGGAGCGATCAAGTACCGGTGGATGAAGGATGGGACGCCGATATCGGGCGCCTTCTCGGCTGAATTCCAAAATGATCTCGCCGACTTGGCGGATGCCGGACTCTACACGTGCCGCGTCACAGATGGCACTGACACCCTGTTCTCCAAAGCGGCCGCCGTGATCGTGCCCGAGGACTTGTCCAGCTGGGCGCATTCCCGGAAAATAATCCTCAACGCCAACGCCGCCTTGTCCCTATCCGGCGACGTGGCCAATGTCCCGGTCCTGATCCGCTTGGGCCACGCCAATTTCGATTTCAACCAGGCCGCTCCGGGGGGCAGGGATTTGCGCTTCGCCGCCGGCGGAGCGCCCCTGGCTTTCGGCATCGAACGTTGGGCTTCCGATACCGCCGAAGTGTGGGTGCGCCTGGACAAGGTCTCCGCCGCGGGAGGCGATGCCTTCACCATGTATTGGGGCAGGTCCGCCGCCCGCCAAGCCTCTTCTCCGGCCGCCGTCTTCTCCATCAACGATAATTGGCGCGCCTATTACGCCTTCTCCGACTCCGCTTCGGTTTCGGGATCGAGCCAGGCCGGCGATGCCACCTTGAACGGGTTCAACGCCGGTGGGACCGCCGTGGCGGGCGTGGATGCCGTCATCGGCCGCGGCTTCAGCTTTCTCGCCGCCGGGAACTCGCACGTGCTGGCTCCAGCCGCCACTATCGAGGGCCTGAGGGCCTTTACCGTGCTGGCCTGGGCCCGGGAGAAGTCGGCCAAGGCCGCAGGTTCGGTGCCGATCCAGGATCCGCATCTATTCGGGACGGGCATTGTCGGTTCCGGCCAGGAAGAGTTCGGGATCGCGTCGAAGAACGGGACCTTGGAAGGATGGGTCGCCGGATCCCCAACGACTAGTTATGCTAGTCAAACCGGGGCCACTCAGTTGAACGATGGTTCCTGGCATCTGGTCGCCGTCTCTTCCGCGGGATCGGATTTCGCCGTCTACGCGGACGGGAACCCCTCCTTTACCTTGTCCGCGCCCGATCTTCCCGTGCTCGGCAACGGTCTGGGGATCGGCGGCGTGCTCGCCTTCGACGGCAGCTGGAGCGCCGGCTTCACCGGCGACATCGATGCGGTGCAAATCCTGGGCGAAGCCAAGAGCGCCGATTGGATCAAGTTGGCCTATGCCATCCAGCGTCCCGGCGCGGCCGTGCTCAATTTCCAGGCCTCCTCCGACCAAGCGCCGCCGGCCCCCCTGATCGATCCCCCCGGAGGGAGTTTCGATGCGGCCGTCGCGGTTTCCCTTTCCTGTTCCGCGGACAGCGTCCGTCTTTTCTACACCTTGGACGGGACCGATCCGGACACCACGGTTCATGGTTCAACCCGTCTTTATCTCTCCGGCTTCCAGCTCGCCAAGGACGCCGAAGTGAGGGCCAGGGCCTATCGTAAAGGGTTGTCCGGGCCCGTAGGCAGCGCGTCCTTCCGGATTTTCGCGTTGACCGCGAGCGGCGACACCCTGGCTCCGGGCGGCTCCCGGGCCATCGACGGCTTGCGGCGCGTGAGCTATCCGTTCCAGGATGCCTCCGCCCGCGTCCTATTGCTCCCTGGCGCTCCCTGGAATCCCAAACCGGCCGGCTTCGATCGGGTCGGCACCCTGTTCCAGGTGCGGCCTCTCGACACCGCGGCCGCCTTCCCCGGCCTCTCGGTATCCGGCGATTCCCTGGACGAGCTTTCCCTTTTCCGCCGCGATGCCAACTCCGCCATCCTGTGGATGCCGCGCAAGGACGGCGGCTTGTGGATCCCCGGGGCCGGGACCTATTTTTGTGGTCGGGACACCTTGCCGCCCCATATCCGCGTCACGGGCACGACTCCTTACGGGAACGATTCCCTGACCGTGCATATCCTGGTGGAAGACAACGTGGCGGCGGTGCAGGCCAAGCTCCGCTTCGGCCGCGCGCCCATCGATAGCATGGGTTGGTGGACCGCGCCGAGCGGCCAATCCCTAGACTTTACCGTGCCCGTGCCATCCGATCCCGCCCTGCCGCTGGAAGTCAATTTGTCCGTTACCGATCAGTCCCGCACCCGGGATCTTCCGGCCCAAGGCTTTTTGACCCTGCCCCGGCCCTTACCCTCCATGAGCGATCCTTTGGCCTTGAAGGCGGGCGTCAATTGGAAGATGGCGGGCATGCCGCTCGCTCCCGGACTTTCCTTGAGCCTGAAGGAACTGGCCGCGCGGAGCGGCACCGGTCCTCTCTATGCCGCCGTCTGGCAGGGGCGCACGCCTCCGGATTCCGGCTACAAGATTTTATCCGGCGAAGATACCCTGCCGGGAGGGAAGGGGTTCTGGATCGCCAGCGACGGGGACGCGCCGTCCCTCAACTTCCCGCCGGCCCGCGCCGTGGCATCCGATTCGGACGGCTTGTTCCCGATCCGCTTGGACACCGGTTGGAACCTGGTCACCTGCCCCTCCTTGCGTCCGCTGGCCTGGCCCATTTCCATCCACGACGGCGAGGTGTACCTGCGCTCCCATCTCAAGCCCTTGTTCGCTTACGATGATACCGGCTACACCCGGCCCGATACGCTGCGTCCCTGGCAAGCCTATTACGTCCATTCCGATAAGGACACCGTGGTGCACGTGGGCGCGCTGGCCCCGCACGCGGTCGCGCGCCTTTCCGCCCCTTCCGCGCCGGGAGCGTTCCTCCGGCTTGACCTCACGGCCGGCGACGGGATCCGCTTGGCGTTGGGCGCCTCTTGGGCGTGGAAGACGAAGGCCAGCCGCCCCTCCTCGCGGCCAAAAGCGCGGCCTGGCTAA